The Lipingzhangella halophila genomic interval CTGAGGTCCGCGTCGAGCAGCACAACAAGGTCGTTGGGCCTGCCCGCTGGGGTGTCAGGTGCGTCACCGTGTGGCTGTGTCATCTCTTCCAAGCTAGCCTGCTCTGACCGGCGGCGTCCTGGAAAACCGCAGATCGAAGAGGTGGTTCCCGGGGTGTCCGACCGCGTGCTCGCCCAACCGGCTCCGAACGGCACCCGGCATGACCGGCCGGACACGGCGGCTTCCTGCCACGGAGCGGCGGCGTCGCCCCGTTCGGGGTGTGCACGACCCGTCCACGACCTTCGCATCGCGGACAGGTAGGGCCGGCGCCTCCGCTCGCACGCGCCCTCGGCCGGCCCAGCGGGGGTCAGGAGCTGAACGCGCGCAGCGCTCGGGGAGACCGGCCGGTGAGTTCGTCGAGTGCGGCGGAGGTGGCGTCGTCGGCCGGCAGCAGGACGACCAGGCGCGGCTCGTCCGTGTCGGCGACGTCGAGTGTCTCGTAGGCGAGCCGCAGCACGCCCACCTCAGGGTGCGCCATGCGCTCGATCCCGGCACGGCTGGGCGGTTCGGGTGCGCGCCGCAGCCGGTCGGCGAGTGCGGATCCGGCGGTTTCGGCCAACTCCTCGGTTAACGCCGTGGTGTGCGGATCGCCGCGGTGGGTCTCAAGCCGCAGGTTGGCGGCATGCTCGTCGGCCGCGCTCTCCCAGTCGGGGAACGCCGTCCGCGCGCGGGGGTCGGTGAACACGTACCGGATGAGGTTGGCGGGTTGGGCATCGAGCAGCCCGAGGGGCCGGGCGAGCCGTTCGTATCCCGACGTGTACGCGATGATGTCGCTCAACCGGTTGCGCAGGAACGCGGGCGCCGGCTCCAGGTGGTCGAGGACCGCCCGGACCGTGGGCCGCACCACGTGGGACGGGGGGTCGGCGTCCGAGCAGACGAACCCGCTGGCGGCCTTGGCCGCGCGGCGGAGCATGATGTGCTCGTCGTGGGCGAGGCGCAGCGCGACGCCGAGCGCGGAGAGGACCTCAGTCGACGGGTTGCGATCGCGCCCCTGTTCAATCCGGGTCAGGTATTCGACGCTGACCCCGGAGAGCATGGCCAGCTCCGACCGCCGCAGACCCGGGGTACGGCGGCGGGCTCCGTTGGGAAGCCCGACCTCGGCGGGTGTGACGGTCTCGCGCCGGCTGCGGAGGAAGTCCCCCAACTCGTTGTCGCCCACACCCAGAGTCTAGCGACCCGGTCCTCTCCCGCTGCCGAGCATGGCCCTGCCGGGGCTAGCCACACGGCGGCCTCCCTATTGGGCGCCGTCCGCCCCACGCTTATCCCATGAGCTACGAGAACACGCACAACGACCACCGCGTCCCCACTATCGCCGTCGTGGGCGGCGGGTACGGCGGTATCACCACCGCCAAGGCCCTCGACGACGTGGCCAACATCGTCCTTGTCGACCCCCAGGACTCCTTCGTGCACAACGTCGCCGCCCTGCGCGGCGTCGTGGACCCGTCCTGGGCGGAGCGCATCTTCCTGCCCTACGACCGGCTGCTGCGCCACGGCCGGGTGGTGCACGACCGGGCGGCGCACGTGGACTCCGGAGGGGTCACGCTCGGCTCCGGTGAGCGGGTCGCCGCCGACTACATCGTCCTTGCCACCGGTTCGAACTACCCGTTCCCGGCGAAGGTCGACGCCGAGGAAAGCACGACCGGCATCGCCATGTTCCACACGATGCACAAGGAGCTGGCCGGCGCCGAGCGCGTGCTGCTCCTTGGCGCGGGACCGGTGGGGCTGGAGCTCGCCGGCGAGATCAAGGCGGTATGGCCCCACAAGGCTGTCACGATCGTCGATCCGGCCAGCGACGTCGTCGCCGGGCGGTTCCCCGACAACTTCCGGGCGGAGGTGCGGCGCCAGGTCGACGCGCTGGGGATCGAGCTGCTCCTCGACACGCCGCTGCGTGCGCAGCCCTCGTCCGCGCCCGGCGAGTCGGCGCCGTTCACCGTCACGACCCAGGAGGGCCGGGAGATCACCGCCGACATCTGGTTCCGCTGCTTCGGCGTCGAGCCGGTGAGTGACTACCTGGCCGCCGAGCTCGCGGGCGCCCGGACGGCCGACGGCCACATCGAGGTCGACGCCGAGCTGCGGCTTTCCGGAGCGCGCAACGTGTTCGCCATCGGCGACGTCACCGCGATCCCCGAACCCAAGATGGCCAAGCAGGCTGGCGACCACGCCGAGGTGGTCGCCGCCAACATCAAAGCCCTGGTCAGCGGCGACGGCGAGCTGACGAGCTACGAACCCGGTCCGGACGGCATCGCCCTGCCGCTGGGCCCCAAGGGAGGCGTGTCGTTCTCTTGGGACTACGCACCCGAGACGGGAATGCTGGATGCCGAGACCACGGCCCAGGTCAAGGGCGAGGGCCTGATGCTCGACACCTTCGCCGAGCTCCTGGGGCGCGCCTGAGAGCTGCCGGTGCGTGGCCACGGAGAGCGGTCACGCACCGGTGGGTGCCCCGGAACCGCGTCCGGCGCGGCACGGCATCCGCGCTGGTCCGCGGCGCTGGGGATACCGGGCCCCTTTCGCTAGTCGCAAGGACGCCGGACCTGCTGAGCGTCGTCAGCCTGCTCGGCGAGGTCGACGATGGCTCCGGCGAGCTGGCGGATCCGCTCCGGGCGCAACCGGTAGTAGGTGAACCGGCCGTGCGGCTCGGCGGCGACGAACCCCGCCTCGCGCAGCACCCGCAGGTGGTGGCTGATCGTGGGCTGCCGGGCCCCGGTCTCGTCGATGAGGTGGCAGGTGCACAACTGCTCTCGCGCGAGCAACCGGACGATCCGGGCGCGCAGCGGGTCCCCCAACAGCTTGACGGCGCCCTCCGCGGGCTCCTCGCACGACATCAGCATGGCCGGATAACACCACTTCCCGGTCTACGCGTCAACGACACCGGACGCGCGTCCGCGCGTTCCGGCACACCATCACCGCCGCTCCGGAACCCCCAGCTCCCGGAGCAGCGCGGCAACACGGGCACCGATCTCGTCCCGCACCGGTCGGACCCCCTCGATGGGCTGCCCGGCGGGGTCGTCGAGCTCCCAGTCCAGGTAGCGCTTGCCCGGGAACACCGGGCAGGTGTCGCCGCACCCCATGGTGATCACAACGTCGCTGCTCTCGACAGCGTCGGCGGTGAGGGACTTCGGCCGCTGCTCGGAGATGTCGATCCCCACCTCGCGCATCGCCGAGACAGCGACCGGGTTGATGGCCTCACCCGGCTCGGAGCCGGCGGAGCGGACCTCGACGGCGTCGCCGCCGTAGTGGTTGAGGAAACCCGCCGCCATCTGGGAGCGGCCCGCGTTGTGTACGCAGACGAAAAGCACGCTGGGCTTGTCCATAATGGGGACCCTTTCACAAGTGGGACGCGGACCGGCGCCGGAACGCGATCCTAGTCAGGCGGAGCACCCCGCTCCGCGGTGTGCGGACCGGACCCGCCGGGCTCCACCCGGCCGGCGAAGAACCGGCGCGACCACAGCGAGACGTAGACCAGACCGACAAGTACTGGCACCTCGATCAGCGGACCGACAACACCGGCGAGCGCCTGCCCGGAGGCCACCCCGAAGACCCCGATCGCGACGGCGATCGCGAGCTCGAAGTTGTTGCCGGCGGCGGTGAACGCCAGCGTCGTCGACCGCTCGTAGCCGAGCCCGATAGCCCAGCCGAGCAGCATCGACAGCCCCCACATCAGGGCGAAGTACACCAGCAGCGGTATCGCGATGCGGGCGACGTCCAGCGGCTGCGACGTGATCGCTTCCCCCTGGAACGTGAACAGCATGACGATGGTGAACAGCAGCCCGTAGAGCGCGACAGGGCCGATCGCCGGCAGGAAGCGGCCCTCGTACCACTCGCGCCCCCGCGAGCGCTCGCCGACGACCCGGGTAAGGAAGCCCGCGGCGAGCGGGATACCGAGGAAGACCAGGACGCTCTTGGCGATGTCCCAGGCGGAGACGTCGATTCCGGTCTGGGCGAGGCCGAGCCATCCCGGAAGCAGGTCGAGGTAGAACCAGCCGAGGACGCCGAACAGCAGCACCTGGAACACGGAGTTGAGCGCGACGAGAACGGCGGCGGCCTCGCGGTCGCCGCGGGCGAGGTCGTTCCAGATGATCACCATCGCGATGCACCGGGCCAGTCCGACAATGATCAGCCCGGTTCGGTACTCGGGGAGATCAGGCAGGAAGGTCCAGGCCAGCGCGAACATCACCGCCGGACCCGCCACCCAGTTCAGCACCACTGACGGGACCAGGGTCCGGTAGTCGCGGGTGACGGTGTCGAGCCGGTCGTAGCGCACCTTGGCCAGCACCGGATACATCATCAGCAGCAGGCCCAGCGCGATCGGCAGCGAGACTCCGTCGACCTGGACGGCGTCCAGCGCACGCGGGAGCCCGGGAATCCAGCGTCCCAGGACCAGACCGGTGACCATGGCCAGCCCGATCCATACCGGCAGAAACCGGTCCAGTGTCGACAACCGCGCGGCGGCCGCCCGCGTGGCCATGCCCACCTCGGAATCGGCAGTCACCCTGGCCCCTCTCATTCGAATGCAGCGGGGGTCACCCGCTGCATCAGATCAATTCATGTTGATATCAATTCTCATCGATATGTTACGTCTTCCCCTCCACCGGAGCAACCAAAGCGCCCGGACCGCCATCCCATCCCCAGAGAGACTCTGCGCACAGCCCGGCACCGCGCCTCGAACTTGACAATTCACCCAAGATTCACGAATGCTCACGGACTCAGCCACGAGGCTGACCGCCCCCCACCCCGGAGGACCCCGTGAACGACTTCACCCTCATCATTCTTGGCGCCGCCATCAGCCTGGTGAGCAGCGTATCCGTCACCTGGTTACAGGCCAGATACCTGCGACGCACCGAACTGCGCGCGACGGCCCGGGAGTCCACCCGGCAGCTCACCTCCATGTTCATCGCCGAGCGCGACAACCCCGCCGAGACCACCAGTAAGGAGCCGTCGGCGAACCTCACCGAGGCGGAGATGACCGCGGCCGCCCTCGCCGACCGCCGCACCCGCGAGCGCGTCCGCGCGCTGATCCGGCTGCTCCGCGAGCTCAAGCTGCCGGAGCTCCAGGAACTCAGCGGGACCAAGCCGGAACGCGCGCGCCAGCAGATCTGCGACCACGCCTTGGAGGTCCTGGGCGCACACTTCCGCGCCGAGCGCATCCCCGGCCTGCCGCAGTCGGTTCGCAAGATCCTCGACGTCGAGGACGAGGCCCTGAACATCCACGCCGGCGGAGGAACGTCGAAGCCGGACGACACCGCCGCGTCCGAAGCATCATCAGCCACGGGCTCCGCCGCGAACCGCGGGGGAGCACGGCGCAAGTCGCAGGCGGTCCCGGCCGACGGCAAGAGCGCCACCAAGAAGACCGGCGACAAGGGCAAAGAGAAGGACGTCGACTCCAGCGAGTTCTGGAACAACGACTGACCACCGGTCCGCCGGCCGGAGCCGCCGCGGCTGACAGGCGGCCGCGCACGCTCATCGGCGGCGATCTTGAGGATTGCGTTCCTTCACCGCCCTGCACAGGAACGCAATCCTCAAGATCGGCGCGCACGCGGCGCGGGCAGTGGGGCTCCCGCGCCCAGCGCCCAGCGACGACGGCGACGGCGACAGATCAAGGGCGGGGCGCCACGGCGCCCCGCCCTTTTCCTCTGCCCGCAGGGACCGGACTCACCGGCCCCCGCGTGGTCCCCGCAATGGAGGACGTCCCCACAAGCGTCTTGGCGGTGGGGTGGTTAGAGGCCCTGAGCGGCGCGGCTTCTCCGGTTCATCTCCGTCCCGGGAACCCCCACAATCCCCAGAACGCCCCGCTCCCCGGATCCGGTCACGCCCCGCCCAGGGCCCGCGTGCGCCCCATTTCGGACGGAACAATGGGGCGCACGGTCTATGGAGTCTTACTTCGCCTCGACGTTCACCACGTCGTCGGCGGGCTCCAGGCCGTCGGCCACCCCGGACGGGGCGGTGTCGGCGAGCTCGTCGGTGGCCTCGTCGGAGTCGACCTCCTTGGCCTCGCCAGCGGTCTCGTCGACGTCACCGGTGTCGGGGGCGTCGGGGACGTCGGCCGGGGCCTCCGAGACCAGGTGGTCGACCGTGCCCTCAGCCGTGTCGGTGCCGCGGTCGCGCACCTCGCCCGCCTCGTCCTTGACCTCCTCGGGGGACTCCGGCGCCGCGCCGTCGAGGTCCGGGGCCTCCCCGGCGGCCTGCTCAACGGTCTGCTCGGCGTCCTGGGGCAGCAGCGTCTCGGGGACACCGCTGACCGTGCCGAGCGGGTCGGGGAGCTCGTGGAGACCGGGAACCTCGGGAGCCCCGGTCTCGGGCAGGCCGGTACCGGGC includes:
- a CDS encoding helix-turn-helix domain-containing protein; amino-acid sequence: MGDNELGDFLRSRRETVTPAEVGLPNGARRRTPGLRRSELAMLSGVSVEYLTRIEQGRDRNPSTEVLSALGVALRLAHDEHIMLRRAAKAASGFVCSDADPPSHVVRPTVRAVLDHLEPAPAFLRNRLSDIIAYTSGYERLARPLGLLDAQPANLIRYVFTDPRARTAFPDWESAADEHAANLRLETHRGDPHTTALTEELAETAGSALADRLRRAPEPPSRAGIERMAHPEVGVLRLAYETLDVADTDEPRLVVLLPADDATSAALDELTGRSPRALRAFSS
- a CDS encoding NAD(P)/FAD-dependent oxidoreductase — protein: MSYENTHNDHRVPTIAVVGGGYGGITTAKALDDVANIVLVDPQDSFVHNVAALRGVVDPSWAERIFLPYDRLLRHGRVVHDRAAHVDSGGVTLGSGERVAADYIVLATGSNYPFPAKVDAEESTTGIAMFHTMHKELAGAERVLLLGAGPVGLELAGEIKAVWPHKAVTIVDPASDVVAGRFPDNFRAEVRRQVDALGIELLLDTPLRAQPSSAPGESAPFTVTTQEGREITADIWFRCFGVEPVSDYLAAELAGARTADGHIEVDAELRLSGARNVFAIGDVTAIPEPKMAKQAGDHAEVVAANIKALVSGDGELTSYEPGPDGIALPLGPKGGVSFSWDYAPETGMLDAETTAQVKGEGLMLDTFAELLGRA
- a CDS encoding ArsR/SmtB family transcription factor — its product is MLMSCEEPAEGAVKLLGDPLRARIVRLLAREQLCTCHLIDETGARQPTISHHLRVLREAGFVAAEPHGRFTYYRLRPERIRQLAGAIVDLAEQADDAQQVRRPCD
- a CDS encoding arsenate reductase ArsC, translated to MDKPSVLFVCVHNAGRSQMAAGFLNHYGGDAVEVRSAGSEPGEAINPVAVSAMREVGIDISEQRPKSLTADAVESSDVVITMGCGDTCPVFPGKRYLDWELDDPAGQPIEGVRPVRDEIGARVAALLRELGVPERR
- the arsB gene encoding ACR3 family arsenite efflux transporter, encoding MATRAAAARLSTLDRFLPVWIGLAMVTGLVLGRWIPGLPRALDAVQVDGVSLPIALGLLLMMYPVLAKVRYDRLDTVTRDYRTLVPSVVLNWVAGPAVMFALAWTFLPDLPEYRTGLIIVGLARCIAMVIIWNDLARGDREAAAVLVALNSVFQVLLFGVLGWFYLDLLPGWLGLAQTGIDVSAWDIAKSVLVFLGIPLAAGFLTRVVGERSRGREWYEGRFLPAIGPVALYGLLFTIVMLFTFQGEAITSQPLDVARIAIPLLVYFALMWGLSMLLGWAIGLGYERSTTLAFTAAGNNFELAIAVAIGVFGVASGQALAGVVGPLIEVPVLVGLVYVSLWSRRFFAGRVEPGGSGPHTAERGAPPD